One stretch of Aquimarina sp. Aq107 DNA includes these proteins:
- a CDS encoding porin family protein, with translation MKRVFIAIAVIVCTQNVSAQLFSKERVRNLQNYDKPRLSWGYILGFNSYDFNFDYKATPEGEEPILDGDVQVAKSIGFNVGLLGNMRINDYLDLRLEPQVSFVRRDLTFTGPDFEDSQRFREVTSTYVHIPLLLKISTKRLNNFKPFIVGGVSTSINLSSNEDNPDDNSVGQFRTKTNTNYFELGFGIDFYMFYFKFTPSIRGVFAMSDELVADNDPNSPYTAAIDKMSSRGIFINFTFQ, from the coding sequence ATGAAAAGAGTTTTTATAGCAATAGCTGTTATCGTTTGTACTCAGAATGTGAGTGCACAATTGTTTTCTAAAGAACGAGTTAGAAATCTTCAAAATTACGATAAACCTAGATTAAGTTGGGGTTATATCCTTGGGTTTAATAGTTATGATTTTAATTTTGATTATAAAGCTACACCAGAAGGAGAAGAACCTATATTGGATGGTGATGTTCAAGTAGCAAAATCTATAGGTTTTAATGTAGGATTATTAGGTAATATGAGAATCAATGATTATCTAGATCTTAGACTAGAACCTCAGGTATCTTTTGTTCGAAGAGATCTTACATTTACTGGACCAGATTTTGAAGATTCTCAAAGATTTAGAGAAGTAACATCAACCTATGTACACATCCCTCTTTTACTAAAAATATCTACCAAAAGGCTTAATAATTTTAAACCTTTTATTGTTGGAGGAGTATCTACCTCTATTAATTTATCAAGTAATGAGGATAATCCCGATGATAATAGTGTAGGACAATTTAGAACTAAAACGAATACTAATTATTTCGAACTTGGATTTGGAATAGACTTTTACATGTTCTATTTCAAATTTACACCTTCTATTAGAGGAGTATTCGCTATGTCTGATGAGTTAGTAGCCGATAACGACCCTAATAGCCCTTACACTGCTGCTATTGATAAAATGTCGTCAAGAGGAATTTTCATCAATTTTACCTTCCAGTAG
- a CDS encoding RNA methyltransferase translates to MVSKNQKKLINSLHQKKYRKQHGLFVAEGKKVINELLEADLKLHSLFALDTSFFKISSEKVFTVTETELKSISFLTTPQFALAMFYIPETQLLKNDGLILALDDVRDPGNLGTIIRLCDWFGIKDLVCSEQTVDCFNPKVIQATMGSVTRVNIVYTNLERFLISGREEMSVYGTFMDGNTIYSEQLPKKGIIVMGNEANGISSDIEQLVNKKIAIPRFGITPVTESLNVATATAIILNEFRRI, encoded by the coding sequence ATGGTTAGCAAAAACCAAAAGAAATTAATAAATAGTTTACATCAAAAAAAGTACCGAAAACAACATGGATTATTTGTTGCAGAAGGTAAAAAGGTGATTAATGAGTTGCTAGAAGCTGATTTGAAGCTTCATTCACTTTTTGCTTTGGATACTTCTTTTTTTAAAATAAGTTCAGAAAAAGTTTTTACTGTTACAGAAACTGAGCTTAAAAGCATCAGTTTTCTGACGACTCCGCAGTTTGCATTAGCTATGTTTTATATTCCAGAAACTCAACTGTTGAAGAATGATGGGCTAATTTTAGCGTTAGATGACGTTAGAGATCCAGGAAATTTAGGGACAATTATAAGACTATGTGATTGGTTTGGTATTAAAGATTTAGTTTGTTCAGAGCAAACGGTTGACTGTTTTAACCCAAAGGTTATTCAGGCAACAATGGGGTCCGTAACAAGAGTTAATATTGTTTATACGAATCTAGAGCGTTTTTTAATTTCTGGAAGAGAAGAAATGTCGGTATACGGCACTTTTATGGATGGCAATACCATTTATAGTGAACAATTACCTAAAAAAGGAATTATTGTGATGGGGAATGAAGCGAACGGTATTTCTTCTGATATAGAGCAATTAGTAAACAAAAAGATTGCAATACCAAGATTTGGAATTACTCCAGTAACAGAAAGTCTTAATGTGGCGACTGCAACTGCTATTATTCTAAATGAATTTAGGCGAATTTAA